The DNA segment gctctccgaaTTCGACATATCATACCAGTCAAGAGGATCACTTAGAGCTCAAGCGCTAGCCAATTTTTTAGCCGAATTCACATACAAAGATGAACAGAACAAAAACTGGGAATTATATGTAGATGGCACGTCAAATGAAAATGGGTGAGGAGCAGGAATCCTCTTAAAGGATGATGAAGGCGTCCACGCTGAGCAGTCAATCAAATTCCTCTTCCAAGCAACAAACAATCAAGCCGAATATGAAGCTTTACTGGCAGGATTGCGATTGGCCAAGGAGGTAGGAATCCCTTCTCTAACGGTTCACTATGATTCACTACTAGTAGTACAACAAGTAAGCGACCAATTTCAGGTACGAGACACACTCTTAGAAAGATATTTAAACTCATCAAAACCCTAATAAAGAATTTTCAGAAATTCGAAATACTACATATACCTAGAGATGAAAACTATAGAGCCGATATCTTATCAAAACTAGCCACGCATAGACTGACCGAACAAACAGAAAAGCTCCATCATATTACACTAACAGAAGCTAGTGTAGATCCGAAATCTATCTTTAGCATATCATAGGAGGAAGAAGACTGGAGAAAGGTATTCGTCAACTACATAAGAAACGGAGATATACCAGAAGGTGAGGCACCGAGGTCATTCAGATACAAAGCAGCTCAGTATACCCTGCTGGGAGCCGAGTTATACAAATGAGGAATTTCTCGACCCCTTCTGAAATGCCTTGGGCCAGCAGAAGCAAAAACTATCTTAAACGAACTTCACGATGGAATTTGTGGGAATCATACTGGAAGCAGAAGCCTAGTCACGAGAACCTTACGAGCCGGCTACTACTGGCCAACAATGAGAAAGGATTGCCACAACAAGGTGCAACACTGCGATGCATGCCAACGGTGCGCACCACTCATCCATAACCCGGCCGAGCTCCTACATGCGTCAAACATCAGCTGGCCATTCCATAAGTGGGGGATGGATATACTCGGCCCGTTCCCCATCTCAACGGGACAGGTAAAATTTTTACTTGTAGCCATcgattacttcacaaaatgggtTGAAGCACAACCCCTCGCAAAAATCACAGCCGAAAAGGTACAAAATTTCATATGGAAGTCGATAATATGCAGATTCAATGTACCTAGGGAAATTGTATCCGATAATGGCAGGCAGTTTACTGATAGAAAAATTGCATCATATCTTACAGATTTGCATATTAAACATCATTTTTCCTCTGTCGAGCACCCGCAAACCAACGGGCTCGCAAAAGCCGCTAACAAAGTTATCTTGTaggcattaaaaaaaattgacagaTGCTAAGGGGCGGTGGGCTGAGCTCATACCAGAAATAGTATGGAGCTATAACATAACACCACACACAACAACAAATGCAAGCCCATTCCGACTAGTGTATGGATCAGAATGCATGATACCAGCCGAAATCAGCCAAGGATCTAGTAGAATCGAATACTTCAACGAACAAGACAACTCAACAGAGAGAACAATCGAGATTGATTTAATCGATGGAGAACGCAACCTGGCCAAACTACGACAGCAAGCCATGGAAACgatgataaagaaaaaatataacaaaagagTAAGGCCGAGAACACTACAACAGGGAGACCTCGTCATGCGACGGATGGAGGATATACAGAAACCGCCAGGTCAGGGAAAATTAGCTGCAAATTGGGAGGGCCCCTTTCGAGTCTCTAAAGTTATTGGGAAAGGAGCGTTCTGCCTAGAAACAATACAAGGGACACCCCTCCCCAACACTTGGAATATTTCATCCCTAAAAATGTATTACAGTTAAATTGTCTTTCTAATTATGAGGTGGCCaggtactctttttcctgatcACGAGGTTTTTCCCTAAGGAGGGTTTTACTCGGacaggttttaacgaggccgaCCATCTCATATATTGAGCAATTCAAGTCTATAACATATACAAAAGCTTTAATGCATGCCAAATTAATAGAACCGACCTCTTAAGGCCGAACACGTCGACAAAATACCCAATGTTCATAAAAGGCATAAAAGCCAAACAAGTATTCACAAAACATACAAAACAATGACAAACAAAGTCGGACACAGAGCTCAAAATATCTCAACACAAACAGCAAAATACAATAAACAAAACATAGAAACTTTCATCAAGGAGGAGGAACACTCTCATCCTGGTCTTTAATAGCTTCATCGTCAGCAAGCTGACCATTAACTACAATCTTTGCAACATTCAACTTCCCGACGTCAAAGTCGAGGGTGAACAATAAAACCTAGCTGACGGCACGGTCAAATCTGGCCACAAACATGTCCATCTTCTCCTCCTCAAGCTCGTTCAGACGAGCAGTCATCTCACCTTTAACTTTATCATTCTCCTTAAAATCAGCCTGGAGCAACCTGATCTGCTCCTGAAGACGTGCCGTTTcgtcttctttctctttcttcaacaACTTAACCTGTCCCTTTAGGTCCTCTACTTCATCTTGCCTTTCTTTCATCTTAGCGGTGACATCACTCAcagctttttccttttcttttaacAAATGCTCTGATGAGGCAGCCTTCTTAATTAGAACCTGCTGCTCCGAACTTAATAGCTCCGTAGTACGGCCAACACAAAGCAGCCGAGAAGCGACAATCTACGCAAAGTAAAATAACTTCAGCACActcagaaacaaacaaaaacaaataagacTTATACAAAAACACACACCTGGATAAATTTGCCCATACCCTCCAAACCCACACGACGAGTGAGGGCCATATCCCCAGAAAACTGGGAAACACGGTCAGCTAGCTCGGCCAGAGGGAATTGATCACTCCAGAGCGAGTGAGTATTCGAGCCAAGCAGGAAGCCATGCAGCCGACGCTGCCGATCAAAAATAGATTTTGTAGCAACATTCTGATCACCCTCAGAAATCACCTCTAGTGAATTCTCCGAAacagttttccttctcttcgGAGACGGAGGAGCCTGAGCAGTAGAAAATGCAGCATCCTCAACAGCCTCCTTCACAACCCCAGAAACACTCCCACCCTTCTCACTTTTCTTCTTCAGAAAAGCTTGAAATTTAGCAGGATTCAGATTGGGCAACTTGCTACCTGAAAACATAGGGAAGTTAATAAAAATGTAGCagcacaacacaagaatttgcAAAAACAACAGTACCTATATACAATTTCAGCCCTTCAAAATCATTTTCCGCATCATATTTCAGTAAATCAGGAATAGGCAAACACTCTCCAGCAGCGAAAGTATCAACTAGAAACTCCAACAGACAATCCTCTTCCTCGCTCATACCATCGGCCTCAAGAATTTGTAAAGGCTCAGAACACCAATACAAAGGGAACCTTTCTATCATTTCGTCATCAAGGAAAAAAGGGTACACAGTCTCCAAAGGGTGAATCTTTACAAACATTgacttgaaatttttaaaagaagatttgTAGAGCAAAAAGAGAGAGCGACCAGGAAAAGTACTTAGAAAAACCCAAAGCCCTTTCCGAACCCCTTTAGACtggaaaagagaaaagaaaacgtTCAGCGAAGGAGCAACGTCCAAAAATTTCATCAGAACTTCAAACGCGCGCAAAAATGCCCACGAATTCGGGTGTAACTGTGAAGGAGCACAGTTAAGCTGAATCAACACTTTACACTCAAAATCAGAAAAGGGAAATTTCACATGAAGCTCAGATAGGCAGGGGATATACATGTAGAAATAACCCCAGTCTCCTCTCCTCTCACAAACCCTATCCTGACCGGCGCAAGGAAGGAACTCGAAACCAACATCAAAACCAGGTCTAACAAATTTAGCAGGCACCAAAGCCTGAACCGACTCACGATTGCAATAAGAAGAAGACTGAGTCTTTACATCATCGTGAACCCAATGATAAGGATTCTCCTTATCCTCCTCTACAACCTTcaacttctctttctctttaacCATTTTTTCAGAAAAAACAAACGAGGCCAGAAAGAAAACACAcaacacaagaagaagacaagaAAACAAGAAGACTAACCTCTGGAAGACATGGTCTCTAATTCACCAAAAATCTTTTTTGCAGACACCTGAAGACTCGTGTTTGAAAAACGTACACATTAAATTACAACCCACTAATTTAGTGGGAATACAATAAACCATTAAGGAATGAGAAGGAAATGGTCGGGCTCCCACATCGCTGAACGTGCGCATTAATTACGGCCCAGTTAACAAAATGACGaaaaatacctttttttttcaaaaaacataaATGAAGTATGTATTCTCAAAATTTTCCAAGAAAAATCCGTCTGAGTTTTTAGCCCAAGTTTGTACGCTCGTTGAGCTTGGGGGCTCACCCATTTAGCCTCTCTGCGCCGAGGTATATCTTCTATAAAAAAAGCTCAAATTGCTGCTTACACCAAGTCAAGCTTGGGGGCTGTGTACTGCACCCAAGAATCTCGGCCATATCCGAGATATACCTCGACGCAACGGTCACGTTTTGAAACCGTCCACATGCTCGAATCACAGAGACAATGTGCATGCCAGCATATCCAAATTAATCCACTCACCAAAATCTTAGAATGCACTGACCAATCAGACTACAAGCCTCACCTATAAATCTGAAGAGGTAACATTGAGCAGGACACGGCAAAGAAATCACTCTCACCTAATAGAACTACTCAGTTCACCCCACACTGCTCAACCTCGATCTCATACGTTCGATTTCTTAACTGCATTTTATTTCATCACTGACTTGAGTGTCGGAGTCCTTTTTGCAGGTACCACGTTCGGGTTCGAGTTCACAAAGATAACGTCGGCTCAGGACTAACGTCGGCTTAGGAACACTCACCACATCACCAGACCGACGTATAGATCAAGCACAGTATCCTTGCAAGAACAAAacctatttaaaattaaaagagagaaaaaaaaagataattagaatttatttgttagtttgattaaaaaatctCTTGTAAGTATATCCaacttttatatatactaaatgtaataatatttaatagtatAGTATTTGTTATAGTAATGACTCAAAATATTAACTCAAGTGAGCAAGACCAACTGAGGTCTACTGTTAAGATCCCAAATCTAAATTAGGTTCATTATTTTAGAATTCAATGCAGATGAAGTCTACATATTCCTTCTCAAATCGGCTCAAGTagaattttctttgttagttagaGATGGTAATAAATACTTGTATGAGCATGGCGGATCTTCTTTCTGTTTATCACTTCTGTTTTAAAAAAATGCCCCATGTCTCCTCTCCATCTTTAACACAAGTTTCTATTTAATTATCTCCTTAGGTAAAATACAGATACTCACGGCTATTTATAGATattctttgaaaatttaaaaaaattaataaaaaaggtcataatagaataattataaaataatcaacTCAATATAATTTAACACAAttcataatatattaattataaaaaataatatttaaaataaaaaataaaatatcttccaatataataacataatatatttttgagATGAAACTGAATTATGTAATGACAGATCAAACTTAAATGACACAAAATGAGTTAGacagagaaaaatacaaaattaagactaagaatgaatttaaaaaaaaattaaattgaaagcNAaattaagatatatatatatatattaagataAATTAATAGTTTTATATCCGTATGAATTTAATGGATCAATAAAAAAAGTACTTATCTTCTTATTTCTGTCCATTTTACGTAGACAAATTTTATTTAGTCTAGTAATTTTCGCGAATAACCATTTGgctggattttttttattatcctaATTTTCGTTATTAGCAGTTGTTGCTAAAGAATCATGTTTTATCACTACTTCAACACCTAATCAAGTTCATTGTTCATATccagattttctttatttatttatttcttctccttcatgttaacattcaaagcagtaaaaataaaatattctataCATTCTATATCTATTAATAAAAACTAGGATTATTTATAACTAGATGATTATAGACACTAACGTGTCTATTTGTAAATATCTTAATAAATTTGTACATCAAAGAATCAAACTCCTTGTAAGTAATAAGTTATAATaacttataataataaatatcttatACTCTAACCAaggatttgaattttataaacatatttttatttttaatattgaattaataataatatttttttaaattataatcaattgtgatgttttttttaaatgtgaGATAATTTAATTTACAGAGTATAAGTCGGACCGTTCGATTTTTAAGAGGTACAGAAATTCGATCGGATCCATCGGATCCATCGATTTGTGtttaaaagattcaaaaaatttggaaTACACAAATCGGATTTGTGTAttccaaattttttgaattttttaaacacaaatcggTGGGTCCGATTTATCTattccaaatttttaaaattttttaaacataaatcaGAGAATTCAATTTATGTACCtcctataattttaaaaaacacaaaaaattgtataatactcatcttacttttatatttaaattttttagccttttataaacaacaaaaattattttttattaatttattaataataattaaaacataattatctATCAACTATCATGAGTATGACTCATGATGAaagcacaaataaaaaaatgttaaaacaaattccaaaattaataaattttgtattaCTAGTAACGATGAGAAACTGCGTACAatgtacaaatttaaaattaaagctGCAAATGAAGCACAATATGTactatttgtttcttttctctttttttgacTTTGcttctcattttttattctcagaaacttctcattttttctcttccaaaatttttttcgctgcatcttcatcttccttcatatttatattttttttcctcaaCAAAATAACGTTAGTTTTGTTACTATAGTACAAAGAgtttagaaaaaaatgaaatattatttaaaaaaatattatttttattattaatattttttcatcgTGATTACAAGATTTTTATCAATATATAGACCAAAAGTACGCTAAAAGTACACTCGTTATAGAATAATATCCCAAAGAGTTGTccataatgcataattatatcCGGTTTAGTTTAAAACTAATTGACAAATTGTCAGAATTGTGATGATCGCATGCCAAAATTATTGCATGACatatttgtaatttgtaatGTGAATTCGTCAGAATTTTAAATCCTTAGAACTTAAcgaggctctgataccatattaCCATGGTACAAAGAGTTTAGAAAAGAAACGAagcattatttaaaaaaatattatttttattattcatatgttTTCATCTGTGATTACAAAGTTCTTACCAATATATAGACTGAGTACGGTAAGAGTACATTCGTTATGGAATAATATCCTAATAAattacattgattttttttttctattccaaATGAAGCGTTAGAAAAAGTGTTTGAGTTTCTGCCATCAAATAGTGACCAAAATGCTGCTTCTATGGTATCAAAAATCTGGTATGGTGTGGACGGCCAAACACGGTCGGAGCTCTTCGTTCAAAATTGCCATGCAATTTCACCTGAACGAGCCACTAGGCGATTCTGCGACAATATAATATCGGTCGTATTGAAAGGTGCGCTTGGTCCCTTCTAAGAGATTGAGTTTCTATCAAAGTGGGTGCTATCCTTAGATGTAAGAATATGTATGATCACATCAGTGGCATGCCTTTAGATGAGGGTTTTGAAGCtatctttattaattgcaaGAAACTCAGTAAGCTTGGTTTGTGGTGTGAGTGAGAATGTTTTTAGGTACATTGGCATGCATGGAAAAATTAATTAAGACACTACGTGTTAGTTATTTGGATATTACGAGTCTTAacttagttattaaaaaatgtCCTAACCTTCATAAGGTGGAGTTTAGGAGCAATAACTCGTTAGTATCCCTTGATTTTCTGTCTCATTTAGGCCCAAATCACAAATTGAGATACATTTGACTATACTTATTGTCGTATACATTTGAAAGGCAAGATTATAGAAATGTTACTGCAAACTTGACAGGCCTCTTTGTTTTGAAAGTGTTTAAGTATGTACTATATGTGTACTCATCCCTTGATGTGTTTAGAAATGATGTTCTATTTGATGTATTATATCTTTTGATCCCAAGAACATCAAGATCATGATGGGAAAGGAGGTCACCAGTTTGGATAAAGAATTATGAGACATTCAAAAAGAGTTAGTTATGTATGAATGTTAGATTTTATCATTAGGGTTGAGGTATAAATGTCTGCatatttctgtttttgcttttaaCCGTGTGTCCTTGACTttattatgaaattattattcAAGTAACTTAGCCTTGGGTTGCCTGGTTTGTcatccattattattattttctttctcttattcttacaacagaaaatgaaaaaaatgaatgatcaatagttaaatgcaactaaatgaACGGATTGAATGCATTTTTTGTTCAGTTGCAAGGATCTCTGTAGGAGCAGTTTCTTGATAATTTTGTTAAGATAAGTCTAAGGTAAAAATAATAGCTTAGTCATAACAAAACTAATGATTACTAGAATTTAATTAACATTGTATTATGAAACATAAAGACAAAATGGAAAACaaggttttttttaatttttgtatattacattaacatacatattttatgatgaaaCAAATAACAAGTTTTGCCTCTCATCTAATCTAATAAGAGCAATGTTATAtcacaaatattattattttggattAATATTTGgtagaaattaataaaataaatttattaaaaataatttaatatttataccaattaaataataatcaaaattactaaaaattgaTAGACTAAAGAgttttttatctaataataaataattgtaCACTATCTTAAcatttaagattaaaaaaagtataaatatcTCAATAAGATTTTCTTAAATAGATTTAAGTATCATTCATAGGAGACATATAATCTCTAATTACTTAACAGTAGAAATTCAGGTTCAGTTAATTTTACGTAAAGTTAATAACTAAGAGTCGtcagataaaaatttagttaaatcagtcaaattatttaacgtcttttaactatcaacttcacataaagttAATTTTACCTGAATTTTCATCTTACACAATAGCTTTCTGAATTCAGTGCATCTCTTGCAACTTCTAACGTTATATATGAATTAATCTCAGGTTTCAACCAGGTCTGTTTTAGACTTTTAGTTCCTCACCTGCTCATCACTCTTATTTGCCTTTAAaggaaataaataagagaagacAAATAAACATTcgttctcttcttctccttacTTGTCTTTTTCACTTGTGAATTGTGATCGTAGTGgagataaattctaaaatagtcTCTAAAATTGGCATTTTGTATTGAAATCGTCCCTAAGATTCTAATTGCACTAATTACGTCCTTgagatttaaaaaatacaccATAATAGTCCCCGACCCAATTTCCATTAATAACGTGATGACATAGCATGATGACATGGACTgtaagtgacacgtgtcacttcaTGATTTAGCCACGTGTAATGATAGGATGATGTGGTgaccagtgacacgtggcatgctgaCGTAGATagttgtgccacgtgtcacaataTTATTTGGCCACGTGTTCGGTTGTGCCACGTGTCGCAACAGTATTCGTCCACGTGTCATCCATTATGCCATCGTTGtatatgcaccaaattagtccctcactttgcattaagtgactcattttagtccctgaaattgaatgtcgtgcaccaaactagtcccttcaccaattttttctcatttttttaaatttaaaattttaatatcttgaatacactaatttcaattctattttttcatatatcgtTTAAATACAAAtgcttttataaaaaattttaagattttagttttaattatataatttttttaataatttaatattggtaaattttgtaatatataagtatgttattataaaaaaataattatatgattgattagacacatttttttcataaaaaaacatgtgtttttaacaagaaattaataattaaaataaatatttttttcttatgaaatACACATTTTCGTTATGTATAAATGAGCTAGATTGAAGGCACTTCAACCACCCTCACTACCACTTTTGATCTCTGCAGTCTAGACGAAAGAGGTCGGAGATGATAATGAGGGAATCTTGAAATGCTTTCACGTCAACTCTAAGACGGCGGCTATTAGAGGTATccgcaagaaaaaaaatattttataaaagtactgAAAGAGGTTGGAGATGGTAGTGAAGGTGCTTGAAAAGCCTTCACGTCAACTCCAAGTCGGCGAATAGGGTATTcgcaagagaaaaaatattttataaaaacacttttatttgaagaacgtgtgaaaaaatagaattgaaattaatgcactcaaaaatattgagaattttgaatttacagaaaaaaatgagaaaaaattggtgaagggactagtttggtgcacgacattcaattttagggactaaaattagtcaattaatgcaaagtgagggactaatttggtgcatatacaacgattaaaattagtcaattaatgcaaagtgagggactaatttggttCATATACAACGATGGCATAATAGATGACAAGTGGACGAATACTGTTGTGCCACGTGGCACAACCGAACACGTGATCAAATaacattgtgacacgtggcaaAATTATCTACGTCAGCATGTCACGTGTCACTGGTCACCACATCATCCTACCATTacacgtggccaaatcatgaagtgacacgtgtcacttacAGTCCACGTCATCATGCCATGTCATCACGTCGTTAATGGAAAATGGGTCAGAGACTACTatggtgtatttttttttcaatctcaaAGACGTAATTAGTGCAATTAAAATTTCAAGGATGATTTCAGTGTAAAACGCCAATTTCAAAGATAATTTTGGAGTTTAACTCATCGTAGTGTTTCTAATTCATAAATTCAGTTAAGTAAATATGAACTATTAGTAGCATGCATTCAGAATAAAATTCAGACCATAGAGAGAATAGGTTTTCAAGTCATTTAGAATTGAAAGAGTTGTGATAAAATGCACAAAGTCCATGTacgcttttttttttataaaatatttaatttgacaCTGCTGCATGTTTGCTTTCAATCCAATCTGTTATCATTTTTTAATATCACTAATTCTACATTTTAGTTTATCCTACATAATTGTGGGCCTCAAGTGCTTAAATGTTTATACTTCTTCAGAATCCTATGCTAGATTTTATAGAGGCAGAAATTAACTCCATTATTGAAGGTGGTAGTGCAAAAATTACTATTACAAAGAAAACGACAAGTCATATAGGctcaattatatttatatggaAGTGCTAGGTAAATAATAATCATCttaaacaacataaataatcaccaattaaataaaaaatacggAAGAAACACAACAATTTTCAACGAAAAAGGGAAAGTTGATGGAACAAGAACTAACAATTTGCTAGCACAGTAGGGACTAGCAATGAGAGCATGcattaaattaaatgaaattgaagTGTTGGTGGACATTTGTGTGTGGTGCTTCAATACTATGACGCCAAATGTTGTGCCATGCGGCACCTTATCATGCATGAACTAGAAAAGATGGCGAAAGATCCAAGGCCATAAACATGGACATGCTGATGCTTGTTCATTATAAACTTATAATCAAAACAGAGATTCTAGAACACTCTGTTTCCCCTGCTTCATATGTTACAGTTATCATTTTcacttcaaaaattaattaaactatagCTGAATATAagtttattatattatactaaaGTCCTCTCTTGTCGGATATTTTAAGCctattaaattgtatttttacatACCTATATATTGAGAAAAGTTTTAAACGCTaacaattatttcaaaaaacaacaaaatttttaacaaaaaaaatatatttaattagtttttaaattttatttttataagattGATTAGTTTTTGAgtcagtattttttatttttttgacatgagaactatatatatatatatatatagttaaaagatatgttaaaattatttgtcTCATGCATAAAATTTCGTCGAAATCATTGCAGTCCTCATAGTCAATTTCCCCccgtctcctttatttcttgcttTATGCCATCTTATAAGTTGAATTTTCATACCGAAAAAACACACTACTAAAGttgttacaaaagaaaaaaaaaatgattccACCACCAAAGTTTCTATTTGTTGTAGTAGCCCTACCCCTCTTGATGTTATCACTATCCTATTTTCATCTTGAAGCTTATGGAGACCCATCAAGTGATGATGTCCCTTCATCACCAAAGTCTTGTTTGAATTGCCCTAATAAATGTGATCCTCCATGTCAACAACAATCTCCACCAAACCCTACTTATGAAGCTCCACCAACACTACCATCGCCGACATCTTCCGGTTACTCTATATATGgctcaccaccaccaccacacgAGAAAGGAGGACAGAGTAACAAATGTCCTCCTACttctggtggtggtggtggaaatAGTGGTGGCGGTGTTGAGTGCTGCACCCCACCACCACCCTATTACTATACTTATAATGGTCCTCCAAATGCTTATGCTCCTCCATATGCCTATGGTGGTTATGCACCTCCAAATCCTTACACCTACGTGCCTtataatgatagaggttttgtTTCAACTCTTGTTGTGCCGATTCAACTTCTCTTGATCATgatgcttttctcttctcttatttttgTCTTCTAAAATTTGGCtagcttatttattttttattgtcctttttaattaagttgtataagaaataaaaatcaatgaTCATTTTGAATTGGACGTGTAATAATAATGCTTATATAAGATGTTGTCAATATTTTGTAGTTTAATTT comes from the Arachis duranensis cultivar V14167 chromosome 7, aradu.V14167.gnm2.J7QH, whole genome shotgun sequence genome and includes:
- the LOC107496032 gene encoding extensin, encoding MIPPPKFLFVVVALPLLMLSLSYFHLEAYGDPSSDDVPSSPKSCLNCPNKCDPPCQQQSPPNPTYEAPPTLPSPTSSGYSIYGSPPPPHEKGGQSNKCPPTSGGGGGNSGGGVECCTPPPPYYYTYNGPPNAYAPPYAYGGYAPPNPYTYVPYNDRGFVSTLVVPIQLLLIMMLFSSLIFVF